A single window of Arvicanthis niloticus isolate mArvNil1 chromosome X, mArvNil1.pat.X, whole genome shotgun sequence DNA harbors:
- the LOC117695251 gene encoding melanoma-associated antigen B16, whose translation MSQSSEECASDQSQTYEETQKLQVAAASINVEEPCSSSNLMASLKGQSSEETQVSKDVKEPCSSSQLLMAINQEDPADETPSTSRGLQHPSSSSSKSAEGLGNQEVQGNPVIPPGQPNTMELPVMTVDGKVDFLVNYMLYKYQMKEMMSMDDIMRLVIREDVNHFHEILMRASERIELVFGLEVKEVDPVNHFYALFIKLGLTYDGMRDDEYSFPKTGLLIVILGIVFMKGNRATEEEIWEVLNPMGIYAGMNHLIFGDPRELITGEFVREQYLAYQPIANSDPMQYEYVWGLRAKAETSKMKVLEFVAKVHGSHPTAFPSEYEEALIEEEERTLVMILQQAGPSSAPGESSSDTSSNFSHI comes from the coding sequence ATGTCACAATCTTCAGAAGAATGTGCATCTGACCAAAGCCAGACCTATGAAGAGACCCAAAAACTACAGGTTGCAGCAGCCTCCATCAATGTTGAGGAGCCATGTTCCTCATCTAATCTTATGGCTAGTCTGAAGGGCCAGAGCAGTGAGGAGACCCAGGTGTCCAAGGATGTGAAGgaaccatgttcttcctctcaaCTTCTTATGGCTATCAACCAGGAAGATCCTGCAGATGAGACACCCAGTACTTCTAGAGGTCTTCAGCATCCCTCTTCCTCTTCAAGCAAATCTGCCGAGGGTCTGGGTAACCAAGAAGTGCAGGGTAACCCAGTCATTCCACCAGGTCAACCAAATACCATGGAATTACCTGTGATGACTGTAGATGGGAAAGTTGATTTCTTGGTGAATTACATGCTGTACAAGTATCAGATGAAAGAGATGATGAGCATGGATGATATAATGAGACTCGTTATCAGAGAAGATGTAAATCATTTTCATGAAATCCTCATGAGAGCTTCTGAACGCATAGAGTTGGTCTTTGGCCTAGAAGTGAAGGAAGTAGATCCTGTCAACCACTTCTATGCTCTCTTTATCAAATTAGGTCTCACCTATGATGGGATGCGTGATGATGAGTATAGCTTTCCTAAGACTGGCCTTCTGATAGTCATCCTTGGTATAGTCTTCATGAAGGGGAACCGTGCCACTGAAGAAGAGATTTGGGAAGTATTGAATCCAATGGGTATCTATGCTGGCATGAACCATTTAATCTTTGGTGACCCTAGAGAGCTGATAACTGGTGAGTTTGTGAGGGAGCAATACCTGGCATACCAGCCAATAGCCAATAGTGATCCCATGCAGTATGAATATGTGTGGGGGTTACGAGCTAAAGCTGAAACTAGTAAGATGAAAGTGTTAGAGTTTGTGGCCAAAGTTCATGGGTCACACCCTACTGCATTCCCTTCTGAGTATGAAGAGGCTCTgatagaagaagaagagagaacccTTGTCATGATATTACAGCAAGCTGGCCCAAGTTCTGCTCCTGGTGAAAGTTCTAGTGACACGAGCAGCAACTTCTCTCACATCTAG